A genomic window from Gossypium hirsutum isolate 1008001.06 chromosome D10, Gossypium_hirsutum_v2.1, whole genome shotgun sequence includes:
- the LOC107915029 gene encoding GDSL esterase/lipase At5g14450, whose translation MEFARLIFAGILISLLSNRVAAMAADLPPCKFKAIYNFGDSNSDTGAISAAIFPRQWPNGETFFRKPAGRVCDGRLIIDFIAERLGLPLLSSYLDSIGSNFRHGANFAAGGSTIVPQNKTIAESGLSPFALNVQIFQFDQFKARTSDLYKEKKKHSCRNQVLPRSKEFGDALYAVDIGQNDIAYGLRTVGDAQLLASIPDIITQLVLAVQHLYTQGARTFWIHNTGPIGCLPSTLLTITNPPPGFLDNHGCVKSQNDIAQEFNRQLKSRVMKLRTDLPHAAITYVDIYAAKYGLISSSKQHGLVEARKICCGYHKNGIDVGCGGILALPNGTQISGPSCEDPSTYISWDGVHYTEAANHWIASRLINGSFSDPPVPITHACYTTS comes from the exons ATGGAGTTTGCAAGACTTATCTTTGCTGGGATATTGATTTCATTGCTTTCGAATAGGGTGGCTGCCATGGCCGCGGATTTACCACCTTGCAAGTTCAAAGCAATTTACAACTTCGGTGATTCAAATTCCGACACCGGAGCTATATCAGCCGCCATTTTCCCTCGCCAATGGCCCAACGGAGAAACCTTCTTTCGAAAGCCAGCTGGAAGAGTCTGCGATGGGCGACTTATAATTGATTTCATTG CTGAACGCCTTGGATTGCCGTTGTTGAGTTCGTATTTGGATTCAATCGGATCAAACTTCCGGCACGGGGCTAATTTTGCGGCAGGTGGATCAACCATAGTTCCTCAAAACAAAACTATAGCTGAGAGTGGATTAAGTCCATTTGCTCTTAATGTTCAGATATTTCAATTCGATCAATTCAAGGCACGAACTTCAGATCTTTACAAAG aaaagaaaaaacattCATGTAGAAACCAGGTTCTTCCTCGATCTAAGGAGTTCGGAGATGCACTGTATGCGGTGGATATAGGGCAAAATGACATTGCTTACGGACTCCGGACGGTCGGTGATGCGCAGCTTCTCGCATCCATTCCCGACATCATTACACAATTGGTTCTGGCAGTGCAG CACCTATATACACAAGGAGCAAGAACGTTTTGGATACACAATACAGGCCCAATTGGTTGCTTGCCCTCTACTTTGCTCACCATCACCAATCCTCCCCCTGGGTTTCTCGACAACCATGGATGTGTCAAATCCCAAAACGACATCGCCCAAGAGTTCAACAGGCAGCTCAAAAGTAGAGTTATGAAGCTTAGGACAGATCTCCCACATGCTGCAATCACATATGTTGATATCTATGCCGCAAAATATGGACTCATCAGCAGCTCTAAACAACATG GGCTTGTTGAAGCACGAAAGATATGCTGTGGGTACCACAAGAATGGAATCGATGTGGGATGTGGGGGAATATTAGCCTTACCAAATGGGACTCAAATTTCTGGACCTTCATGTGAAGACCCTTCAACATATATCAGCTGGGATGGTGTCCACTACACTGAGGCTGCCAATCATTGGATTGCAAGTCGTTTAATCAATGGTTCATTTTCAGATCCTCCTGTTCCAATCACCCATGCTTGTTACACTACTTCATGA